In Gambusia affinis linkage group LG06, SWU_Gaff_1.0, whole genome shotgun sequence, one DNA window encodes the following:
- the LOC122832667 gene encoding lysosomal Pro-X carboxypeptidase yields the protein MSRMMPGGRNLDTIAATCIITLCLACLHVTSLKSQLFTRLGGLRYTTEPPISYKTLYFDQKIDHFGFLQDGTFKQRYLVADNHWQQPNGPILFYTGNEGDITWFCNNTGFMWEVAEQLGAMLVFAEHRYYGESLPFGQDSYSDVKHLNYLTSEQALADFAVLIQNIKTIVPGAQNSPVIAVGGSYGGMLSAWFRMKYPNIVVGALAASAPIWQFPDMVPCGDFYKIVTQDFAKSGKNCDANIRRSWKAINNVSSSASGLQWLSEEFSLCTPLKNKNDAVSFKSWLQETWVNLAMVDYPYEANFLQPLPRWPIQVVCKSLGFDSTVSDEQLLHGVAQAAKVYYNYTGNAPCLNTSQTATSSLGALGWFFQACTEMVMPMCTDGVQDMFEPEEWSFQAFSDECYSVFGVRPRADWAGTVYGGKKIGSHSNIIFSNGGLDPWSAGGVTSNISQSLVSIMIPDGAHHLDLRYSNKLDPPSVRAARALELKYFQKWIRQAQKSTGTGFTTSKNRKNSP from the exons ATGAGCAGAATGATGCCCGGAGGCAGGAATTTGGACACAATTGCAGCTACCTGCATCATAACGTTGTGTTTGGCATGCTTGCACGTGACCTCTCTAAAGTCACAACTTTTCACCAGACTTGGAGGGTTACGTTACACCACGGAGCCCCCCATCAGCTATAAAACATTGTACTTCGATCAAAAG ATTGATCACTTTGGATTCCTCCAAGATGGCACTTTTAAGCAGAGATACCTCGTGGCTGACAATCACTGGCAGCAGCCAAACGGACCTATTTTGTTCTACACCGGAAACGAAGGAGACATCACCTGGTTCTGCAACAACACT GGCTTCATGTGGGAAGTTGCAGAACAGTTGGGCGCCATGCTGGTTTTCGCAGAACATCGTTACTATGGAGAGTCTTTGCCATTTGGTCAAGACTCGTACAGT GACGTCAAACACCTGAATTACCTGACATCAGAGCAGGCCCTTGCAGATTTTGCTGTGCTTATTCAAAACATCAAGACTATTGTACCGGGTGCTCAGAACAGCCCTGTCATCGCCGTCGGAGGCTCCTATGGAGGGATGCTCTCCGCCTGGTTCAGGATGAAGTATCCAAATATTGTTGTTGG GGCTTTGGCAGCATCTGCGCCAATATGGCAGTTCCCTGACATGGTGCCATGTGGAGACTTTTATAAAATAGTAACGCAGGACTTTGCCAAAAGTGGCAAAAACTGTGACGCAAACATCAGGAGATCTTGGAAGGCCATAAATAATGTCTCCTCCTCTG cATCTGGTCTTCAATGGCTGTCAGAAGAATTCAGTTTATGCACTCCtctgaaaaacaagaatgatGCTGTGAGCTTTAAAAGCTGGCTTCAGGAGACCTGGGTGAATCTGGCCATGGTGGACTATCCTTATGAAGCCAATTTCCTCCAGCCGCTGCCTCGCTGGCCAATCCAG GTAGTGTGCAAGTCTCTTGGTTTCGACTCCACCGTATCTGACGAGCAGCTGCTGCACGGTGTCGCCCAAGCAGCAAAGGTCTACTACAACTACACAGGAAACGCTCCTTGCCTCAACACTTCCCAGACAGCAACCAGCAGCCTTGGTGCCCTCGGCTGGTTTTTCCAG GCCTGCACAGAGATGGTGATGCCCATGTGCACAGATGGAGTCCAGGACATGTTTGAACCAGAGGAGTGGAGCTTCCAGGCCTTCTCCGATGAGTGTTACTCTGTCTTTGGCGTCAGGCCTCGAGCTGATTGGGCTGGGACGGTCTATGGAGGAAAGAAGATTGGTTCCCATAGCAACATTATCTTCAG CAACGGCGGACTTGATCCATGGTCAGCTGGTGGAGTTACCTCCAACATAAGCCAGTCTCTAGTTTCCATTATGATTCCTGACGGGGCTCACCACTTGGACCTCCGCTACAGCAACAAGCTCGACCCACCCTCTGTCCGGGCTGCAAGGGCCTTAGAGTTGAAGTATTTTCAGAAGTGGATCAGGCAAGCTCAAAAGTCGACTGGAACTGGATTTACTACGTCCAAGAACAGGAAAAATTCTCCCTAA
- the rab30 gene encoding ras-related protein Rab-30, giving the protein MSMEDYDYLFKIVLIGNAGVGKTCLVRRFTQGLFPPGQGATIGVDFMIKTVEINGEKVKLQIWDTAGQERFRSITQSYYRSANALILTYDITCEDSFRCLPEWLKEIEQYANNQVVTILVGNKIDLADKREVLRLRAEDFAQAQSMLYLETSAKESDNVEKLFLDLACELIREAKQNKLDNNDTAPMPGEGKTISYLNCCSLN; this is encoded by the exons GATTATGACTACCTGTTCAAAATAGTTCTCATAGGAAATGCTGGAGTTGGAAAGACATGTCTCGTCCGGCGCTTTACTCAG GGGCTTTTCCCACCTGGACAAGGGGCTACTATTGGAGTGGATTTCATGattaaaactgtggaaatcaatGGGGAGAAGGTCAAG TTGCAGATATGGGACACAGCTGGACAGGAGAGATTTCGCTCCATTACTCAGAGTTACTACCGTAGTGCCAACGCCCTTATTCTCACATATGACATTACCTGTGAGGACTCCTTTCGGTGCCTTCCAGAGTGGCTGAAGGAGATTGAGCAGTATGCCAACAACCAAGTGGTGACTATATTAGTCG gtaataaaatagATCTGGCAGACAAGAGAGAGGTTCTCAGGCTGAGGGCCGAAGACTTCGCTCAGGCTCAAAGCATGCTCTATCTGGAGACGTCGGCCAAAGAGTCCGACAACGTTGAGAAACTCTTCCTTGACCTGGCGTGCGAACTCATTCGAGAAGCCAAGCAGAACAAGCTCGACAACAATGACACTGCCCCAATGCCCGGTGAGGGTAAAACCATCAGTTATTTGAACTGCTGCAGCCTCAATTAA